The following proteins are co-located in the Doryrhamphus excisus isolate RoL2022-K1 chromosome 3, RoL_Dexc_1.0, whole genome shotgun sequence genome:
- the ticam1 gene encoding TIR domain-containing adapter molecule 1, which translates to MNQKELSDGTGLRDVFDILVNVPPEQVLSLTFQLEESPEDNIIHALCLIILRKEEQALDKLGLLGDHDLAKHLGELWKKSQGRLEDFAQCCGESRQLTGESLAALARVFKILFKHRLCDQILRNLAYKRALSSDSSGEDLLYDSLREEAKNVCGPQLAVWMCSSRDLKSDSYHDAPDSLVEGVTNQVRGFPSTLQSSCSELSFPTHLEISLPVTVPYVEDKMTPEAPGNPEQSLITPAGSDNSPEQSQLSSVLSQPTCSKLPTTDVASQSEHIKNMDFTKKEPLSQSTLPTMVLSSLASATNSILPKSTVSLEIDKAESAEEEDEEVIFYSFVILHAPEDAEAAEIMKEKLETVIGHKGATFSEDFAIPGMSTLKCVEDAINNSAFTLLLLTRNFNTRMLEVKTNSALINSINKQHKHNTVIPVLPKDNRMPKHKLPIVLQTLVPLEESKCFENKIKKALSSAKINNQKRIWSEEQRTRNEHEAAHMLGKLNIVRHPVDVPSAESVWQHHPSIHIENAKYIMIGNDSQMTVDYCGVAEKDNSIVTDDRK; encoded by the coding sequence atgaatcaaaagGAGTTATCTGACGGTACGGGCCTGAGGGATGTTTTTGACATACTCGTCAACGTCCCACCGGAGCAAGTCTTGAGTCTGACATTCCAGCTCGAGGAGTCTCCTGAAGATAATATCATACACGCCTTGTGTCTGATTATTCTCCGTAAAGAAGAGCAAGCCTTGGACAAACTGGGCCTGCTGGGGGACCATGACCTGGCCAAGCATCTTGGTGAACTATGGAAGAAGAGTCAGGGTAGATTAGAAGACTTTGCACAGTGCTGTGGAGAATCCAGACAGTTAACAGGAGAATCTTTGGCAGCGTTGGCTCGTGTTTTTAAAATTCTGTTCAAGCACAGACTCTGTGATCAGATTTTAAGGAATCTGGCCTACAAAAGGGCCCTTTCCAGTGACAGTTCCGGTGAAGATCTGTTATATGATTCGCTCAGAGAGGAAGCTAAAAATGTGTGTGGGCCTCAGCTTGCCGTGTGGATGTGCTCCTCCAGGGATCTCAAATCAGACTCTTATCATGATGCCCCTGACAGTCTGGTTGAAGGGGTGACAAACCAGGTCAGAGGCTTTCCCAGCACACTGCAGTCAAGCTGCTCCGAGCTTTCTTTTCCCACGCATCTGGAGATCAGCTTGCCCGTGACAGTCCCGTACGTGGAGGACAAAATGACTCCAGAAGCACCAGGAAACCCTGAACAAAGCCTTATTACACCTGCTGGGAGCGACAATTCTCCTGAGCAATCTCAACTCTCGTCTGTGTTGTCGCAGCCAACATGCAGCAAACTGCCAACCACGGATGTAGCATCTCAAAGCGAGCACATAAAAAATATGGATTTCACCAAGAAAGAACCTCTGAGCCAAAGCACCTTACCAACCATGGTGCTTTCTTCTTTAGCTTCTGCAACAAACAGCATTCTACCCAAGAGCACTGTTTCACTGGAGATAGATAAGGCTGAAAGCgcagaagaggaggatgaagaggtcatattttattcatttgtcaTCCTACATGCTCCAGAAGATGCGGAAGCAGCCGAgatcatgaaggaaaaactagAAACTGTCATAGGTCATAAGGGTGCGACTTTCTCTGAGGACTTTGCTATACCAGGTATGAGCACCCTGAAGTGCGTAGAGGATGCTATCAACAACTCGGCTTTTACTCTTCTGTTGCTCACCCGCAACTTCAACACACGTATGCTGGAGGTGAAGACCAACTCGGCGCTGATCAACTCCATTAacaagcaacacaaacacaacacagtcaTACCTGTGCTACCGAAGGACAACCGCATGCCCAAACATAAACTGCCTATCGTGCTGCAGACTTTGGTTCCCCTTGAAGAGAGCAAATGCTTtgagaacaaaataaaaaaggcgTTGTCATCAGCAAAAATTAATAATCAAAAAAGAATTTGGTCTGAAGAGCAGAGAACACGAAATGAACATGAAGCAGCACATATGCTGGGAAAACTCAACATCGTGCGCCATCCAGTCGACGTTCCCAGTGCGGAATCAGTCTGGCAACACCATCCAAGCATTCATATTGAAAATGCTAAGTATATTATGATTGGTAATGACTCTCAAATGACTGTGGATTACTGTGGAGTTGCTGAGAAAGACAATTCTATAGTTACAGATGACAGGAAATAA